The following proteins are co-located in the Malassezia restricta chromosome II, complete sequence genome:
- a CDS encoding transporter: MKNQTFEEDQAAQGVNMIEFSEDHNELAAVQVAYARKVHIFNTIINNKIGMTPWQYGLSMVAGLGWLLDNAWLQLVGVIQAQITVEYYRDQYVKDHPYISNPAWLTLALFTGLSIGATFWGYAADVVGRRLSYNATLLICGVFGVAAGGARNFASLAGLIGASCFGVGGTLPVDRMIFLEFLPGHRQFLLTLLSVFWSLGQLATSLIGWGFISRWHCDSHDECMNNTTSAGWLTDNVGWRYLIFTTGAYTLFAFCVRFILFRIPESPKFYLSNGRDAEAIRALYTFAKMCGKPLPEGYLTVASLHAAANEVESPNPEALIEAPSGILSYFKVWMEDIKLNRSHSQAKLPFTQLKPLFSTLPLGYTTCLIWILWLLIGLAYPLFNSFIIAYFNEGQGVGLSGFSSKPYRDFVIVSACGVPGSLLGVWMMTWPRSGQRVAMAIATLLSGVFLFGFTGVSSDPVSQLAFSSILNFMENIMYAVLNCYTPESFPAPLRATAGGIASMLNRAMGVVAAIFKVYTTGYTSFTTAQAPIYTSAALFVCSALLMLALRVDNAARTSI; this comes from the coding sequence ATGAAAAATCAAACTTTTGAAGAAGATCAGGCAGCGCAGGGAGTGAACATGATTGAATTTAGCGAGGATCATAATGAGTTAGCTGCCGTGCAAGTGGCCTATGCTCGCAAGGTCCACATCTTCAATACGATTATAAACAACAAGATTGGCATGACGCCGTGGCAGTATGGACTTTCGATGGTCGCAGGTCTTGGCTGGCTCCTTGATAATGCCTGGCTTCAGCTCGTGGGTGTGATCCAAGCGCAGATCACCGTCGAGTACTACCGCGATCAATACGTCAAGGATCATCCCTACATTTCGAATCCAGCCTGGTTAACATTAGCACTGTTCACAGGACTGTCAATTGGTGCCACATTTTGGGGATATGCAGCAGATGTTGTGGGTCGTCGTCTTTCCTATAATGCAACTCTGCTCATCTGTGGTGTATTTGGCGTTGCCGCTGGTGGTGCCCGAAACTTTGCTTCACTGGCCGGTCTCATTGGTGCATCTTGTTTCGGTGTTGGTGGAACTCTGCCCGTGGATAGAATGATCTTTCTTGAATTCTTGCCCGGCCATCGTCAATTTCTACTGACGCTTCTGTCAGTGTTCTGGTCTCTGGGTCAGTTGGCTACGTCTTTGATTGGATGGGGCTTTATCTCCCGCTGGCATTGCGATTCACACGATGAGTGCATGAACAATACTACATCGGCTGGCTGGCTTACTGACAATGTAGGCTGGCGGTACTTGATTTTCACTACAGGCGCTTACACGCTGTTTGCTTTTTGTGTTCGTTTCATCCTATTTCGCATTCCAGAAAGTCCCAAATTTTACCTTTCCAATGGCCGCGATGCTGAAGCTATCCGTGCTTTGTATACCTTTGCCAAGATGTGCGGTAAGCCACTTCCTGAAGGCTACTTGACCGTGGCATCTCTtcatgcagcagcaaacGAAGTTGAAAGTCCGAACCCTGAAGCTCTGATTGAAGCGCCCAGCGGCATTCTTTCGTATTTCAAAGTATGGATGGAGGACATTAAACTTAATCGATCTCACTCTCAAGCCAAATTACCTTTCACGCAGCTCAAGCCACTGTTCTCTACCTTGCCTCTTGGGTACACGACCTGTTTGATATGGATCTTGTGGCTGTTGATTGGTTTGGCATACCCTCTCTTTAATTCTTTCATTATCGCATATTTTAATGAAGGTCAAGGCGTTGGTTTGTCTGGGTTCAGCAGCAAACCATACCGCGATTTCGTGATTGTGTCAGCATGCGGTGTGCCAGGCAGTTTGCTTGGTGTATGGATGATGACATGGCCGCGCTCCGGTCAACGTGTTGCTATGGCGATCGCAACCCTTTTGTCTGGCGTATTCCTTTTTGGTTTCACTGGCGTAAGCAGTGATCCTGTGAGCCAATTGGCATTCTCATCGATTCTCAACTTCATGGAAAACATCATGTATGCTGTGTTAAATTGTTATACTCCCGAATCATTCCCTGCTCCACTTCGTGCCACGGCTGGTGGCATTGCTTCCATGCTGAACCGCGCCATGGGTGTAGTCGCGGCCATTTTCAAGGTCTATACTACGGGCTACACAAGCTTTACCACTGCTCAGGCGCCTATCTACACTTCTGCAGCCTTATTCGTTTGTTCTGCATTACTTATGCTCGCTTTACGTGTGGATAATGCCGCGCGCACATCCATTTAG